Proteins co-encoded in one Streptomyces sp. NBC_01283 genomic window:
- a CDS encoding pyridoxamine 5'-phosphate oxidase family protein, whose product MSSEEPRTELDARYSSPGAAATPWSDAVRQLKAAELFWISTVRPDGRPHVTPLPAVWLDGALHFCTGPEERKARNLAANPETVLTTGINLWDKGYDLVVEGSAVRITDEARLRRLAAAWEEKYGSFWHYEVRDGCFHHGPGHAYVFEVAPRTAFGFGKGEPFSQTRWRFG is encoded by the coding sequence ATGTCGAGCGAGGAACCCCGTACGGAGCTGGATGCCCGGTACAGCAGTCCGGGGGCGGCGGCGACGCCATGGTCCGACGCCGTGCGGCAGCTCAAGGCGGCAGAGCTCTTCTGGATCTCGACCGTACGCCCCGACGGGCGCCCGCACGTGACACCGCTGCCGGCGGTCTGGCTGGACGGGGCGCTGCATTTCTGCACGGGCCCCGAGGAGCGCAAGGCCCGGAACCTGGCGGCCAACCCCGAGACCGTGCTGACCACGGGCATCAACCTCTGGGACAAGGGATACGACCTGGTCGTCGAGGGCTCGGCGGTCCGGATCACCGACGAGGCCAGGCTGCGGCGGCTCGCGGCGGCCTGGGAGGAGAAGTACGGCAGCTTCTGGCACTACGAGGTGCGGGACGGCTGCTTCCACCACGGTCCGGGCCACGCGTACGTCTTCGAGGTGGCCCCCCGCACCGCGTTCGGCTTCGGCAAGGGAGAACCGTTCAGCCAGACGCGGTGGCGCTTCGGGTGA